In Litoribacterium kuwaitense, the following are encoded in one genomic region:
- the rpsI gene encoding 30S ribosomal protein S9, with protein MATLQYYGTGRRKTSVARVRLVPGNGRVVINNREFEDFFPVPSVREVVQRPLKVAEVEGNYDVIVSVNGGGSTGQAGAVRLGIARALLKVDPANRPSLKDQGLLTRDARAKERKKYGLKGARRAPQFSKR; from the coding sequence ATATTACGGCACAGGCCGTCGTAAAACATCTGTTGCACGCGTACGTCTCGTACCAGGAAATGGTCGCGTCGTCATCAACAACCGTGAATTTGAAGACTTCTTTCCTGTTCCTTCCGTCAGAGAAGTCGTTCAGCGTCCATTAAAAGTCGCTGAAGTGGAAGGCAACTATGACGTCATTGTCAGTGTAAATGGTGGAGGAAGCACTGGTCAGGCAGGCGCTGTACGTCTTGGCATTGCCCGTGCATTGCTTAAAGTCGATCCAGCCAACCGTCCGTCATTGAAAGACCAAGGTCTTCTTACACGTGATGCTCGTGCGAAAGAGCGTAAGAAATACGGTCTTAAAGGCGCGCGTCGTGCACCTCAGTTCTCAAAACGTTAA